GAAGACTGCAAGGTGTAtatatttaaataaacaatagccttcatttggcgcgaaaatatgctcggatatttgtccgcggacattatctgttccgagaagcgaacagttttccgagagcgaagctcgaggaaaactgtgagcttcgaggaacagataatgtcctaggacaaatatccgagcatattttcgcagccaaattgaggctattgtgtttgttatccatcggttttaaaaattggggaatatcctcggatattccccagttttagcgggggaatattcgcccacgtgacgcgtttagaccaatcgcgcgcgagcgaaaatatttgatggattataatataacaatagagtttatgttcgcgggcataaatatgttttgggcccgactcagagtcattttttaaaatgagtctgagaagggcccaaaacatatttaagcccaagaacataaactctattactattaatatcattttggagggcattgagaaaataaaaactgaaaaaaatgacaccaaaacactctgaataatattattttcaccagcgctgtgagaaaacgtcaacaaactttgaaatggcttctccattttgattggctgcttagatcgtacgattatttgattctcattttttattgctttatttcagcgggctaaaatacattttagccagccaaattctccattttagcccgcaaaatgcgccacaatgcccgataaagtgataataataaaggttatatctatctatctatctatctatctatctatctatctatctatctatctatctatctatctatcttaTATCTATCCAAAATTGTTGCCTTTGACACAGATCTCTTACATGGGTGGCGAGTACCGAAATTTTGTCGCAAGTGCGGCCAGTTTCCACGCGccgaaaaatattaaaatgctATAGAAAAACTCCTGCCGTGTAATATTTGTTTCAGCCTTGGAACTGCATCTACTGTAGTTTGGTTAGGTTTTGGtgagggttagggttagcaggacactttatgacacCTACATAACATGCCAGGAATCTCATTATCCAGGTGTATTGGCCAACCCTCAATTTTGAACCTCCTCCATCTGAATTCATGATATAAACTTTTTTCTAATTGTtcagaaaagcaaaaacaatctccaataaaaaaaaaataaaagatgaTATGAGACAGAGGTGAGAGTACTAATGCCTTCCATTAATGTCACCTGGGTTTGATTATGGTCTCAACACTATATGtattctctactctgctcctAGAGGCTTGTGCCTTGGTACTCTGGTTTTCTGATTTCATGTCTCCTCAATTGGTAAAGCAGCTATGCTCACTTGACTAAATCCACTGAGACTtaattgaataattattagctCATGATTGGCCTGTGTCTGTTGAGTTATAGATATATGCaagaggttgctaagcacttaAGAAGTGTAAGAGTTGCATGAGGCGATAGCCAAGTGTGAATCTAGCTTCTTGAGCACTTAGAAACTTCCCAACtaagtgcatccataacttgaCAGACACGGGCCAACCAATAAACCAATAATTAATGCTTCAAAACATCGACGTAAATTTTATCAAATGttagtttctccaaacttGTTGAAAGCTTACCCGGGCCCCCAGGAAGCttacatgcatttcaatgacTTCATTGCACCATCAGTGTACGTCTATAAGGTTATGGAGTGTGCTAATCACATAAGCAAATTGATTAGCTGAATTTGCCTCACTTTGCTGGCTATGCTATAAATAATGATTGTTATTAAGTTGGTCCGAAAATTGATCATAGAAAGCCCACATCATCATCAGCTAGTCCTTATACGTAACAACTCTTGCTGTTTATCACAGATCATCACACGTCTAGGACTGGCACTAACGTGTTGCAAGGCAAAACGAGCCAACAAGTAACAATTACCATGAACCTATGAAATAAGAAGGAGAGTTGTGTAGTTGGGCAATTCCACACGAGTGGTGTCAGAAAATACCACACGGGGGAACATTTtggatggaaagaaaaaaagaagattagAGAGAATAAACAGAAAGAATCTCAACTTTAAAATGACAACTTTGGACAATTAGAGACAAGTGAGGAATTGGCTGTCTTTATGCTAGAAGACGCATTAGGCGTCTAGATGAACTTGGGCAAACACTTGTTGTTTGACTGGTTATACATCTCTAGTATAAAGAAAGGTAGGAACAAGATGCATTATCCATCCAGACAACCTAACCTTCATTGCGTGTCTTGAACAACTTGCAACAGAAGATTATTCCTCTAGGTGGATAATACATCTTGTGTGCATTTTTATGATTgacatgaacaaaaaattattgttgaccAAAGTTTTCGTAATTCTGTCATGGCACCCACAATAAATAGGGAAActattttgaaatcaactttAATGATGTCTTCATAAACGAAATATCTCTACTTTCGCAAATGGTTTTTGGAGAACTTTAACAGTTACCTCCAGCAAGGGCGGATCTAGGATTTTGGCTAGGGGGGTGCACAATGTCAGGTGCAAATGCACAGGAAGCCCAATCTTTATATGTTAGACAATGTATAATACATGCTTTGAGGATTAAGGCTGTAGTATGATAAATCTCTTGATGACGAGGCAAATAAAAATCTAACTTAATGCAGTTTTTGTGCTTTTAATATCCTCTAGTAGCTTAATTCGCTTTGCCGTTTTTTAGCTAAGCTTACATTACTAGGAAGAATTATGAGTGTAACATGACAGTAATTTCAGGCGCTTGCTGTGTGATTGTTTACAACTGTTAAGTTTATGTATATGTGTTATGGTTCAAACCTATTTTCTCTTTAAATGACTTTTAAAATATAGACAGGACCcagcgcgcgctctgattggtcgaaaatccatgttttatcagagtataaaacatagaaaaagcgtgttttattgtttttcgcgcGTAAATTctatattttaaagcaaatgaagaagcctaagccgtgtattagactgtgataaaacactccggacatttgagaacacgagagaaatgTACAAAACACGAGCttgcggctcgtgttttctcccgttttctacatttctctcgtCCGTCGTCTTtcatcacagtgtaatacacggcttaggcttcattatttgttaattaaagGCTCGTTATACAGTAGCCTTTTGTTTGATCATTTCTAttgattcaaaatttaaatcatTTAGGTTTTTTACTTCGTTTGtaaattttagaattttttagcgaaaacgttttttttcgGTAACCGAAGCGGGTGCACCCCCTAGATCCGCCAGTGTCCAGGGTTTTCTATCCCTTCCCGTTACTTTTCCATCATTGAAATCGGCGGAAGAACTTTTCGTCACCCGATCGGTTCACGGTAGTTACGCCGAATAAAACAACTCAACTATATCATCACctacaaatttgaaaaaaggtagATGTTAACCATATTTTTATCTTGGGAGAAAATTCATCACTCACCGGTTTGAGGGTCGCAAATATTATTCCAGAACAATTGAAAAGGCCAGCTATGATAAGGTGAGTAAAGAAACACAGGAAACACACGATCCACGAAGCTCCTCGGTCCATTGCCATTGATCTGCCAGAGTTTTATATTATTTTGAGATGTTGCAAGGAATGGTGGAATATGGAATTTGGAATTAGATACATTGTGATGCGAGAGACTGGTTACTAGTTTTACTAGTTTTAGGGCCCATAAAGGAAGGTCACTAATTGGACCAGAGAGCTATACCAGCCCCGTTGATATAGTGGGTACATCTAAAGAAGGGGGTGAAAGCAATCTTGAGAGCTTTCAACGACAAACATTACCTTGGCTGCAAACATTCTTCCAAGAAAGAGGCATTTAAACATCTTTGGGAGGCAAGGGTGACAATGGGGTCATGAAGGGGGGGTCCTAATCCCATTTCCCAgtaacttgtttttttctaatccCAGCTCAAATCTCACAATCCAAGCCTGTGTTGCTCAAATTTAAATCCCATTcccattttctattgtttttgtttcatgaatcCCAGTCCCAGTGCAAAAAATCCCATTTTCCAGCctctaaaaaaggcaaatccCAGCTCCCATTTTACCCCTTCATGACCCTCTGACAACAATGGGGATGGCAGGCCTGCACAATTTCTATCTTGTTCGTGTAATATACCCACTGATCTTAGAGTTGGGCTCGAACAAGTATGTCTGTTAGGGATCTGCCTCTTTTGTAGGAAACAGTCGGGAGATCTTTAAATATTTCTCTAAGCAGCGGTTGTTGTTGGATTAAATGCCACTATTGCATGagtatttgttttttggttAGGCACTGTTGGACATTATTGTGTGACAAAAGACAACATCTGCCTATCGTCTTTGGATTTCTGTTGAAGGGCAAGCTTTCAGTCCTCAAACTTGATCTCTGAGAGTGTTGCCATAATTATCACCGTTTCTGGATACTCCGGCTTGGTCGATAAGTTTGGCTCTAAATGTGAGATCCTGGTCTTGAATTCTTGGGTAAActtcagggcccagttgttcaatgCCCAATAttattaagctaatcctaggataaagtaaattttaattgctcttTATTTAACGTTAAAGGTGggttttcaacaaaattgtggcccaataagattataaatcacaaatttcttttccttaaaccttaatcttgcgAAAAATCctccaaaaattaaaatttccactcatTCAGGATTAGCTTAGGGAccagtcattatttatgtagGGGGGTGGGTCGGGGTGGTAGAAGAATAGGGGGGGCCAAGGCTATTTTAAATTAACAGAGAGGGGGACTATTGTTTTTTCTGGTGCAAAGATAAGGGGGGGGGGTGATATGACTCAGCAAGATTTTTAAGAAGTCAATTCAAGGAAGTTAGACTAGTGAACCAGTTGGATAGGATGGAGCATAAAGATACTCTGATAAGTAATTTTATACCATGACTGTTGTGTCCTCAACAtgtgaattgaaaaacaaaacatggtaACATTGTTTGCAAAGATCACAAGAACTGGACGAAAAACTTGGCACTGTACTATTCGATACACTGAGTTTGTAATTTAAGAGGTTTGTGAAAGGTTATCAATAGTCATCTAATAATTGAATGTGATAGTAAGCTTTCAATTACCACCGGCCTTTTAAACATCTAGCAGTAGATGCGAGGTAGTTGGAGAAGAGGGGTCATGGTTGAAATAATTGATAGATaaggagggggggggggggtaacTTTCTATTTGCATACCTTAATGGGGAGGTCACATAGAAAATTTGGCATGCCCAACATTTTTCTCCCACCCACCCCTCTACATAAATAATGATCAGTCCCTTAATCAGGccttgaacaactgggcccagaatACCCGTCCACTAAATTGCATATAAATAGATATGCCTTTTTCAGCAAAGGATACCGCTTCAAGAATACAATGGTGGACGgtattctgtagttgctcCAATTCTTTTTGCAAGGAGTTTGTTTGGAGAAGTCTCAGTACTCTGCCCTTGATGGCTTTCGGTTGTTCAGCACAACGCCTCTTTCGATGATCAAGATGCTCCGAGCAGGCACTGGTGGTATTCTTCACTTTTGTAGGGTCAAAGATAGTTGGAAGGTAGcctgaaggaaaattttttccaGAAACTCTAATTGCGATGTGGGTTTCCCTACAATTTAACTAAAACATTCTTGGATTGATTAGTATCTTCGTAATGCTTTGTCTGCAGAGATGCGGTGTCACAGCAGTATGTACCCCCTAGTGCGGCTCGCAGATATAGACCCCCTTTTGCTGATTTGGATGCTCTCTCCTTATTTAATACACATTCCCTTTTCACTAAGTGTTTCTGTGGATTGTTTGCTGGCAGAGGAGAGAGCATCTTTCctccatttttcatttctattCTCATCTCCTTTTTCCTTAtgagtttttttctgttttcttttggcaCTTGTGCCCCAACTTCCAGCACATTTCTAATAAtgtactttaaaaaaaataacaaaaatcaaGGAATATCAGAGAAACACAACTGCAAATAGatagaaataacaattttccTGGAATAGTGTCAATAACCAGTGCAACTTGATAACGtacacattcatttcaaagtttaGTTTAGAATGTGCTGTTCCACCCCAAAGATGGGCACCTTGTACAGTAAAAGGTACAATGTCACtatggtgttttttttgtttgttttttttttttcagaaagtgATTTCACGGGTTGATTTGGGGCTGGCCAACCACAGCCTGGTGTTTTAATGCAAAGAGGGTTCAATGAGTGTTAACCAGCCACAGATATGTTAAGGATTACACTTTATTATAGATGCATGCTTGTTTCATTTAGGGCCCCAAAGTTTCCCCTTGCCTTTTTTGTAAACTTTAGCATCACTCTGgcggacaaaagaaaaggtcacAAGGTGTGCTCTTAATTCTgtggcgaaaaaaaaaacgttaacCAACACccaacctaaaaaaaaaacacaacaactaATCCATatgttgaaaattgcaatttaTGCTTAGACTTACtattgtttatcaaaattgagcaaacATCTTATTATGTTCATTTCTTagaacatttgcatatttgcaTTACTAACCAAGAAGCTAATCATATTGTCTTTGCTCCacatcacttgaaaattgtaatcaataaatgatatattttaacaactttatttaaatcaaAAATTACTCTTATTAAAGTTAATATCATCAAAGTCTATCTACAATATCCTACAATcctacaataaaattataatattcCTCAACTATGTTACCCCAAGATAAAGAGACATGTCACACTGGATAAATATTATTAGGGCCTTATTAAAATGTTTCGCCTTGTGAATGTGAATAATGATTATCGGTGCCGTTACATGAGACAGTATAAGCAAATCCTGGCTTATAACAAAACCTAACACAAGTTTAAGTATCTTGGACTTTAAATTTTAAGAGCTCCAGTTGTGGAAGTAAATCTTTTGCCATGTGGGGAGGTACTCTAGGAGGGGATTTAGTACAAGGGATATTCCAGGAATGGTATCACTTACAAATctcagaaaaccaagaattctGGTTTTTGAGTAGTTGTCATAAAATGGTGATCGCAAGAGGTATAAGAGGAGGAGAACAGTTCTCCTAGACATTTCTGCTTTTTCATCTTCATTCAAGTCACTTGTGTTACCCATGAGAGCAAGGGAGGTGACGTCAACACCACAAGAAATCAACCAAGGTTTCCAGGAAGTTTGcccaaacaaaaacatgcttgATATGTGAAGCAGGGGTCTTGAAATGTACAGAGTCTCTGCCATTAGCTGTCGTGAGGACAGATCTGTTGGCTCAAGagctttttttgcttttgactTCTCATTTGGAATCCTCCAGGAGCGCACTTTTTCATCGGGTGTTGCACTTAGGGATCTCACTTTTCTCCCTGATCTAGGCCCTATCCACGTTGGTCCTTTCTGACCAGGTCTGTCAATGTCCCCTGATGGCCCTTCTTGTTCCTCTCTCGCAAAAGCTTCTTCACCCAAATTATGATGATCAGCGTCTTCTCCATGTTTCACCAACTTCGATCGATCAAAGGACGGAATTAGAGGAGTTCGCTGAATGCCTGATTTGTACTTGACCAGCAATACGAATCTCAGAGCTACCTTCACGATCTGCAAGACAACTACAATAATCCACTTGCCAGCTTCTCCCCACATTTGGTAAGCTCCCAACTCGATAAACACTTCCAAATATTCCAGCACGGTTAACCACAACAAAACGGGGTTATTTCTGGAGAAGGTTGTATTATCAGCAATAATACTACCTTCACGAAATATGCCATCGTTAAGAAGGGTCAGAATCTGCGAGGAGGAAAAGACAAGTTCGGCCAACACTTCCGAGGTGCCAAATCTGCCAGGAAGAATGTATGATAGAGCTCGCAGAATAGACTCGATTTTTGAAACAGTCTCTGGGTTGTGCAACACGAATTCCCGATACTTTCTCCGCAGAAGGTCTGTGTGAGTTGTGCCCAATTCTATCAACTGCTGCGAAGTTTGTAACAAATTTGAGAAGAAATGATTGTCCGCCATTTCTGTGTTCGACTCACGACGAAACGTTCTTCAACCGAGGGGAGACTGTGCAATGTGTTCAAAGGTTGAAGTCCCTAATGATTGCAAGAATTCATCAAGCCTATGGAAACTTGCATAATATTACAAAcgattaaaacaattatattGCATACCTGAAGCATTTCTAAAATTCCAAATGCAGTGATAACTGAAACGAAACTGGAACTTTTATCCGACAAGCACGCGCGGGATAGACTGCGGGAAGCCTGTGAAATACACACCCTCGAGCTACACGCACGTACGAAACTCGGAGGACAGGTGACACGAGCGCAACGCGTGTATTTTGTGATGGCGAGGGTTAACAAGTCGGAAAACGTCCTAGTCCAGCTGCTATCGACCAAAATTGTTCACTTTTATGATAAAAGAATGAAACTTTGCCAGATTACTAACATCCCTAATACTAACATTTCTGGATATGGAGCCAAGCCAAATTCACCACTGGACTCGAGTACTGCGCAggactcaaaatggccaacaTGAAAGCGAGGCTGGCAATAGAAAACCCTCTAAAATACCTTCTTTGAGGTGATTTtatcaataaaatgtttagaTAATGTTAAAAAGGTAGGACAGAAGTCATTGGCTTTATTTTAAATGTTCATTAGGGACACGTGACAATTTTCCCTAATATTGCTAGGCATTATGGGAATCATTATGTTCAAAGCTTCTGTGTGTTCTGGGGCAAAACTAGGATCTTGAACACTCGTACTAAAGTTAATGTACTTTACCTTTTTAAAAGTGATGAAATTTAGCAAGGAATCGGATTCCtaattaaaagaaatgcatTGAAATGAGGCAAAACATGATGACAAAATTGTTCGATGATAcaaattgcatttttgttcGTTCCCTTGGTTTTAAATTACACCCCATGGAAGAacgatttcttttttcaactaCTATAAAACCAAGGctaattcacaaaaaaaaaaacgcttgtGCTTTAAATCTCTTAAAAGCtaacatgaaaacgaggcttgCATTAAACACCCATTTCCGAGCAATTTCGACAGCAAAATATGTACATTTCCTCCAAATGGCACTTTATTTGTTAGTTGCAACGAGTGGTGCTTAAACAGGACGTTTTCTTCTTGCGtttatttttcacttgcaATACAATTATTACCTCATTGCATATTTTTTCCTGGGTTTCAATAAGGCAGGTCGTCTTGGAAAACAAATACATTTTACTTCACAGTTGTAGACTAATAGCAAGAAAACCAGAAACAGCTCagagaagcaaagaaaaacactaGAGATCATAGACTGGATCGATAGGAAACCATTCTCAACCAGGCCGAGAAAAAAACACTTGCTACCGCTTGTAAAAGCAACGTACAAGAAAATGTACGCAAGCTGGCAAATAATATCCAGAAAAAAGTCGCCAAGGTTAATGCTATGATGCAAGAATTGtcagaaatgaaaaacgttcagaaaaaagcagaaaaaagtcaatgaatCGTATCCCTGCCTGTTTTCTGTGTCTACAGATGACATTGAGGGTGGAGGGGGAAAGTTTACAAGGAAGAGCAAACTTGAGAACCAAAAACGCAATAAGCGGAGAATTCGAAGATTCAGCAAGCGAAATAAGAATATAGAAAATCCAAAGTATAGTAAAAGACATATAAGAAACCTCACAGATTTCCAGTTGACACCAGATCAGACTTAATCACTCTCTGGGTATTTAAAACCTATCCCTACGCCcgtgacaaaagaaaaccaaacacGGCAACAGCTGCTAAAAGATTTCAACCAATTTGCAAGGTGAATGCGCCTTCGATCATTTTTCACGGGAAGAATAAAGAACAACATGCTTCCATGTCAAATCAAACTGGGTACCACCAGTGCAACAATCAGTTGCTTTAAACGTTACCTAGAAGAGGTCCAAACTGAGCTTGCAGAGATTCAGttgcttaaccctttcccgtccaaggggttccccattgacgagtaaaattgtctggcgttagacagagtaaaatctagaagtgccctgagcgctcattcggcagttaaggggttaagccGAAACACAACCTGCCTCGCAACGAACGCAAAGCAATTAAGAGGGCTATGCCCAGATGCTTTGAATGATCCGAGGAAGGCATAACACTTATATGCAACCCATACAAAGTTTTCCACGAGAACAACCTTCCTATACCGACCGCCCTTTTAAGAAGGAAGAAACTATCTTCAATCGCATGTAGCTGCAATGGGCATAAAAATGGCAGTTgcttttgccaatattttcatgtGCGCAgtagaaaattattttgagcCAAAGCAACATCAAATCACTAGAGTCGAAACTGTACATAGACGACGTATTCTCTTTATGGGACACTAACAGAGAGGAAATTGACAAATTCATTGAACACGCTAACAGACGCCACGCAACCACGAAATTTACAGCTGAAATTTTCTGACAAAGAATAAACATTTCTGGGCACACGCGTCTACAAGGGCGAAAggtttaaaaaggaaaatattctTGACGTGCGCTCACACTTCAAACCCACTGAGCCATTGCAATATACGCACTATTCCTCCTGCCACTCACCAGGGGTCAGTAAAGGATTTATCAAAGGCGAAGCTCTGAGACTACTCAGGACAAACTCCTCAAAAAAGACATTTGAGGAAAACATTCGCAATTTCAGATTCCGTCTGCCTATGATAGGCCATCCCAGGCACCTGGTTGATCATATCCTCTACGAGGtgaaatttaaagaaagaGAGTCGGTTTTACAACATAGGCAAAAGACGCAAAGGGAAGCCACTGCCCCTTATCACACAACATCACCCATCAGTGCCTCATCTCAAGAGAATATTCATGGGAAAATGGCATTGGATAGAGAACCAACCCTTACTCAGGAAAATATACAAGGAACCCCCTTTCATCTGCTACAGAAAGGGGAAATCCTCAAAAGATATAGTTGTCAGAGCAAAACTCTAAGGGTCAAAGTACAACACCATAACGAGAAGTAGGATTGTGTTTGGTCTGTCAACATTCTTTTCATCTCTGTAAAAATTAAACGACCGAGTTTTACACAATTTTCCATATATTTCTTAACTCGTTTCCAAGAAGCATTCTATGTTTTAACGGAAAGGAATCTGGCTCCATGATAAATTTCATGAGGCTAAAAAAGGTCAAAGTTCTTCAGCTTCAGTAAAAGTGTTCAAGAAGCTAGTTTTTCCCGGAACACGATTAAACACACGAACAGAAGCTTTGAAACTAATAATTCCCATAATGCCTAGCAATACTAGGGAAAATTGTCACGTGTCCctaatgaacattttaaaataaagccAACGACTTCTGTCCTACCTTTTTAACATTAtctaaacattttattgataAAATCACCTCAAAGAAGGTATTTTAGAGGGTTTTCTATTGCCAGCCTCGCTTTCAtgttggccattttgagtccTGCGCAGTACTCGAGTCCAGTGGTGAATTTGGCTTGGCTCCATATCCAGAATTGTTAGTATTAGGGATGTTAGTAATCTGGCAAAGTTTCATGCTTTTATCACAAAAGTGAACAATCCGCTGTTTTTTTGGTCGATAGCAGCTGGACTATCCAGGATCTGCCATGTTTGAGGGAAGATAATGAAAAAAGTATGGTCAAAGATTATCTCCAGGTTTTCAGAACAATCAGAATTTATTGGAAAGAGCTCAATTGCTCCCAGCATGAGGTAATGCACCAATCATCGGCTATACCCAGGGAGGAGAGGGCCCCAGGCTAATCACTCTTATTGTACAGAAACTTATAGGGAGATTTGAATGAATATTTTAGCTTGGGATGCAACAAATTATGGAGTTTTCATTTCCATATGCCATGCATACATGCACACGCACCTGACGAAAATCAGGGGACTGGATCAACGCATTTCCAGTTCTTATTAAGTGCATAGCAATTCACCCACTGTATGTGAGAATGCATTGGATGGTGTAACATATAAGATGCTATCCAGTCTGTTCTACAGAGTTTCAGCACCCCAATGTTTGTGAGCCTCACACGAATGGGACTTGAGAATTTGATTGAGAGGTGAAAATAACCAGTTTAAATTATGCTAGTGTCCACAGTCATTCTAATACACAGTTAAAATTTCTGTGAACAGTTAATTATTGTTGGAAAGAGTATTAGTATTATTTTCTGGTAATGGATGAGTTTTGTGCAGACCAATTCAATATGTActgtaaaatattaatatcGCTTCCTACTGTCCAATTTTCTCTCCATCTAGGACAGGTTATTTCTTACCTTTCATTGTTCTGTGTCACCCTCAAGTAGGGGGAAATTAAGAAATCTGCTATGGCCTGTACAAATAATTTGTACCAAATAATTTGGCCCTAGTCAAGTGAGGGGAATTATTCCCCTCACTTGACCAGGGCTCCCCTCCCCACCCATCTCCAGGGGATTGCAAGTGATGAGTGCATCACAAGTCCAGATAATAAAGGTTtgattgctttttgtttgtataATGTTAGCATCATCAAAATAAATCTGTGCAGCACTTCTGAAAAGTTTGCTGACCTGGATATTTATACCCACAGGAGGAATCTACACAATGAAACATGCCCTGCATGAGATACTCCTTGAATAAAGTAATCAATAAAGActcagttttcattctttcca
This sequence is a window from Acropora palmata chromosome 6, jaAcrPala1.3, whole genome shotgun sequence. Protein-coding genes within it:
- the LOC141884785 gene encoding peroxisomal membrane protein PEX16-like; the encoded protein is MADNHFFSNLLQTSQQLIELGTTHTDLLRRKYREFVLHNPETVSKIESILRALSYILPGRFGTSEVLAELVFSSSQILTLLNDGIFREGSIIADNTTFSRNNPVLLWLTVLEYLEVFIELGAYQMWGEAGKWIIVVVLQIVKVALRFVLLVKYKSGIQRTPLIPSFDRSKLVKHGEDADHHNLGEEAFAREEQEGPSGDIDRPGQKGPTWIGPRSGRKVRSLSATPDEKVRSWRIPNEKSKAKKALEPTDLSSRQLMAETLYISRPLLHISSMFLFGQTSWKPWLISCGVDVTSLALMGNTSDLNEDEKAEMSRRTVLLLLYLLRSPFYDNYSKTRILGFLRFVSDTIPGISLVLNPLLEYLPTWQKIYFHNWSS